CCATGGTGAATCAGTCCCAAAAAGTATATATTCAGGTGGATGATTTAAAATAATTCTTTTTGCCTTGTCTTCGTCTAAAAATTGTAGAGAAAAAGATATTTCCATATAGATTTCTTTTCCAACTATAAATTTTTCAACTTCATCCCACATTTCCCAGGCACCAAGATGAGTAGTTACAAGTTTTAGAGAGGGAAATGCATTTTTAATTTTTATAATTTTTTCAGGGTCTGCTTTTCTTATCCTCTCAAATGCAAAATCAAAACCAGTATGTGAAACAAGAATCAAATCAACTTCTTCAATTTTCGCATAAATATCAAACATTTTTTTATCATCTAAATTGAAATTCTGGTAATATGGATGTAATTTTATTCCTTTAAAATTATTTTTTTTAATTTCATCAAGTATTTTTTCCCACTCTTTATCATCTGGATGA
The sequence above is drawn from the bacterium genome and encodes:
- a CDS encoding TatD family hydrolase, with translation MSKIIDFHTHAFPDVVAEKAIPLLEKEGGIKARHDGKIKSLLSSMDKYKIDKSVICSIATKVSQYNSILNWSKEIRNERIIPFLSFHPDDKEWEKILDEIKKNNFKGIKLHPYYQNFNLDDKKMFDIYAKIEEVDLILVSHTGFDFAFERIRKADPEKIIKIKNAFPSLKLVTTHLGAWEMWDEVEKFIVGKEIYMEISFSLQFLDEDKAKRIILNHPPEYILFGTDSPWADQGETIENLKKLKLSSKLEEMIFYNNASKLLQL